A DNA window from Thermoanaerobaculales bacterium contains the following coding sequences:
- a CDS encoding dihydroorotate dehydrogenase-like protein, which yields MDLTTTYLGFELANPIMVGSCPLGTNVDSVRRLQEAGAAAIVLPSLFEEEILAAARAHLAMESAGAGFAEASSYLPDPEGYHVGPEEYLGHIEAVKAATSIPVMASLNGTTAGGWTSYAKKIEDAGADALELNVYYLPTEVKETGEDVERRTVEIVQAVKADVSIPVAVKLSPFFSSIPNLGQRLQGAGADGLVIFNRFYQPDIDIEDLDVVPNLRLSTTDELRLRLRWLAILSGQLDLSLAATGGAHTAVDVIKAVMAGAHAVQLVSALLIHGPEHISRTLEAISFWMQEHEYHSVRQMQGSMNLAHTPNPKAFARANYMKMLDSWEL from the coding sequence ATGGACCTGACCACCACCTACCTCGGCTTCGAGCTCGCCAACCCGATCATGGTCGGCTCCTGCCCGCTGGGCACCAACGTCGACAGCGTCCGCCGGCTGCAGGAGGCGGGCGCCGCGGCGATCGTCCTGCCGTCGCTGTTCGAGGAGGAGATCCTGGCCGCCGCCCGCGCCCACCTCGCGATGGAGTCGGCCGGCGCAGGGTTCGCGGAGGCCTCCTCCTACCTGCCCGACCCCGAGGGCTACCACGTGGGGCCCGAGGAGTACCTCGGCCACATCGAGGCGGTCAAGGCGGCAACCTCGATCCCGGTCATGGCCTCGCTCAACGGCACCACGGCCGGAGGCTGGACCTCGTACGCCAAGAAGATCGAGGACGCCGGCGCGGATGCCCTCGAGCTCAACGTCTACTACCTGCCGACCGAGGTGAAGGAGACGGGTGAGGACGTCGAGCGGCGCACGGTGGAGATCGTCCAGGCCGTCAAGGCCGACGTGAGCATCCCGGTCGCCGTCAAGCTGTCGCCCTTCTTCTCGTCGATCCCGAACCTCGGCCAGAGGCTGCAGGGCGCCGGCGCCGACGGCCTCGTCATCTTCAACCGGTTCTACCAGCCCGACATCGACATCGAGGACCTCGACGTGGTCCCCAACCTGCGGCTCTCCACCACCGACGAGCTGCGGCTGCGGCTGCGCTGGCTCGCCATCCTGTCGGGCCAGCTCGACCTGTCGCTGGCCGCCACCGGCGGCGCCCACACCGCGGTCGACGTCATCAAGGCGGTGATGGCCGGCGCCCATGCGGTCCAGTTGGTGTCGGCGCTGCTGATCCACGGCCCCGAGCACATCTCGCGCACGTTGGAGGCGATCTCGTTCTGGATGCAGGAGCACGAGTACCACTCGGTCCGCCAGATGCAGGGCTCGATGAACCTGGCCCACACCCCCAACCCGAAGGCCTTCGCCCGCGCCAACTACATGAAGATGCTCGACAGCTGGGAGCTGTAG
- the nifJ gene encoding pyruvate:ferredoxin (flavodoxin) oxidoreductase: MARRQMVMIDGNEAASSVAHRINDVCAIYPITPSSNMGEWADEWSAMGRTNIWGTVPDVIEMQSEAGAAGAVHGSLQAGALTTTFTASQGLLLMIPNMYKIAGELTSTVFHVSARTVAAHALSIFGDHSDINACRQTGWALMASGSVQEAHDFACIAQMATLASRVPFLHFFDGFRTSHEVATVELLEDDDLRHLIDDDLVRAHRERALSPDRPVLRGAAQNPDTFFQAREAINGFYTDCPGHVESAMKAFSDRVGRSYRLFDYVGAPDAERVVVIMGSGAEAVHEMVDWLNARGEKVGVVKVRLYRPFSVARFIEALPKTVRRLAVMDRTKEPGSIGEPLYMDVLTALIEARSEGISPFATDPVVVGGRYGLSSKEFNDGMVKAIFDNLAADRPRNHFTVGIVDDVTHTSLPIDDDFDIAGDDVFQGVFFGLGADGTVGANKNSIKIIGEETDNFAQGYFVYDSKKAGAVTISHLRFGPRPIRASYLIRKAKFVAAHQWVFLEKLDMLAYAQRGAIFLVNAPFGPDKVWDELPREVQQDIIDKKLKVYCIDATAVARDAGMGRRTNTIMQTCFFAISGILPREEAIAKIKESIKKTYSKKGDEIVRLNFEAVDTTLANLHEVKVPAKVTATKSRPPIVSDAAPDLVKKVTALMIAGKGDLLPVSAFPPDGTWPTATTQWEKRNIAIDIPVWDEQLCIQCNKCMLVCPHAAIRVKVYPPALLKGAPATFKSVDYKAKDFAGSKYTIQIAPEDCTGCTLCARVCPARDKSNPKHKALDMTLQMPLREQERANFEFFLSLPEVDREKVKIDVKGSQFFRPLFEYSGACEGCGETPYVKLLTQLFGDRALIGNATGCSSIYGGNLPTTPYAVDPNGRGPAWNNSLFEDTAEFTLGFRLAVDQTRERAVRLLKELAASIGDNLVDELLAAEQDDEAGIAAQRRRVEALRAKLAKLKTAAAAELNHLADYLVRKSVWGVGGDGWAYDIGYGGLDHVLGVGRDVNLLVLDTGVYSNTGGQASKATPLGAAAKFAMSGKGVPRKDLGLMAMAYGHVYVAQVAFGAKDSQTVRAFLEAESYRGPSLIIAYSHCIAHGFNLADGLDHQELAVDSGAWPLYRYDPRRAAVGENPLKLDSKAPSIAFTDFALKETRFRMLQKSHPERAKQLLAEAEKVARARFDLYRQMAEITYGPGADSPAGETN, from the coding sequence ATGGCACGACGGCAGATGGTCATGATCGACGGCAACGAGGCAGCCTCGTCCGTCGCCCACCGCATCAACGACGTGTGCGCGATCTACCCCATCACCCCCTCGTCCAACATGGGCGAGTGGGCCGACGAGTGGTCGGCGATGGGGCGCACCAACATCTGGGGCACCGTCCCCGACGTCATCGAGATGCAGTCGGAGGCCGGGGCGGCCGGCGCGGTCCACGGATCGCTGCAGGCGGGCGCCCTGACCACGACCTTCACGGCGTCGCAGGGGCTGCTCCTGATGATCCCAAACATGTACAAGATCGCCGGCGAGCTGACGTCGACCGTGTTCCACGTCTCGGCGCGGACCGTCGCGGCCCACGCCCTGTCGATCTTCGGCGACCACTCCGACATCAACGCCTGCCGGCAGACCGGCTGGGCGCTGATGGCCTCGGGCTCGGTCCAGGAGGCGCACGACTTCGCGTGCATCGCCCAGATGGCGACCCTGGCGAGCCGGGTGCCGTTCCTGCACTTCTTCGACGGCTTCCGGACCTCGCACGAGGTCGCCACGGTCGAGCTCCTCGAGGACGACGACCTCAGGCACCTGATCGACGACGACCTGGTGCGCGCCCACCGCGAGCGGGCACTGTCGCCCGACCGCCCGGTGCTCCGCGGCGCCGCCCAGAACCCGGACACCTTCTTCCAGGCGCGAGAGGCGATCAACGGCTTCTACACCGACTGCCCCGGCCACGTCGAGAGCGCCATGAAGGCGTTCTCCGACCGGGTCGGCCGCAGCTACCGGCTGTTCGACTACGTCGGCGCTCCCGACGCCGAGCGGGTGGTGGTCATCATGGGCTCCGGCGCCGAGGCGGTGCACGAGATGGTCGACTGGCTCAACGCCCGCGGCGAGAAGGTCGGCGTGGTCAAGGTCCGCCTCTACCGGCCGTTCTCGGTCGCGCGCTTCATCGAGGCCCTGCCCAAGACGGTGCGCAGGCTCGCGGTCATGGACCGGACCAAGGAGCCGGGATCGATCGGCGAGCCGCTCTACATGGACGTGCTGACCGCGCTGATCGAGGCCCGCTCCGAGGGCATCAGCCCCTTCGCCACCGACCCGGTGGTGGTGGGCGGCCGCTACGGCCTGTCGTCGAAGGAGTTCAACGACGGCATGGTCAAGGCGATCTTCGACAACCTGGCGGCGGACCGGCCGCGGAACCACTTCACGGTGGGCATCGTCGACGACGTCACTCACACCTCGCTGCCGATCGACGACGACTTCGACATCGCCGGCGACGACGTGTTTCAGGGCGTGTTCTTCGGCCTCGGCGCCGACGGCACGGTTGGCGCCAACAAGAACTCGATCAAGATCATCGGCGAGGAGACCGACAACTTCGCGCAGGGCTACTTCGTGTACGACTCGAAGAAGGCAGGGGCCGTCACCATCTCGCACCTGCGCTTCGGGCCGCGACCGATCCGCGCCAGCTACCTCATCCGCAAGGCCAAGTTCGTCGCCGCCCACCAGTGGGTGTTCCTCGAGAAGCTCGACATGCTCGCGTACGCGCAGCGTGGCGCCATCTTCCTGGTCAACGCGCCCTTCGGCCCGGACAAGGTGTGGGACGAGCTGCCTCGTGAGGTCCAGCAGGACATCATCGACAAGAAGCTGAAGGTCTACTGCATCGACGCCACCGCCGTCGCCCGCGACGCCGGTATGGGACGGCGGACCAACACCATCATGCAGACCTGCTTCTTCGCCATCTCCGGCATCCTGCCCCGGGAGGAGGCGATCGCCAAGATCAAGGAATCGATCAAGAAGACCTACAGCAAGAAGGGCGACGAGATCGTCCGGCTCAACTTCGAGGCCGTCGACACGACGCTCGCCAATCTCCACGAGGTGAAGGTCCCGGCCAAGGTGACCGCGACCAAGTCCCGGCCGCCGATCGTCAGCGACGCGGCCCCCGACCTCGTCAAGAAGGTGACTGCGCTGATGATCGCCGGCAAGGGCGACCTGCTGCCGGTGAGCGCGTTCCCGCCGGACGGCACCTGGCCCACCGCCACCACCCAGTGGGAGAAGCGCAACATCGCCATCGACATCCCGGTCTGGGACGAGCAGCTGTGCATCCAGTGCAACAAGTGCATGCTGGTCTGCCCGCACGCGGCGATCCGGGTCAAGGTCTACCCGCCGGCGCTGCTCAAGGGGGCGCCTGCGACGTTCAAGTCGGTCGACTACAAGGCCAAGGACTTCGCCGGCTCGAAGTACACGATCCAGATCGCCCCGGAGGACTGCACCGGATGCACCCTGTGCGCCAGGGTCTGCCCGGCCCGCGACAAGTCCAACCCCAAGCACAAGGCGCTCGACATGACGCTCCAGATGCCGCTGCGCGAGCAGGAGCGGGCCAACTTCGAGTTCTTCCTGTCCCTGCCCGAGGTCGACCGCGAGAAGGTCAAGATCGACGTCAAGGGATCGCAGTTCTTCCGGCCGCTGTTCGAGTACTCGGGCGCCTGCGAGGGCTGCGGCGAGACGCCGTACGTCAAGCTGCTGACCCAGCTGTTCGGGGACCGGGCGCTGATCGGCAACGCCACCGGCTGCTCGTCGATCTACGGCGGCAACCTGCCGACCACGCCCTACGCCGTCGACCCCAACGGCCGCGGGCCCGCCTGGAACAACTCGCTGTTCGAGGACACCGCCGAGTTCACGCTCGGCTTCCGCCTCGCCGTCGACCAGACCCGGGAGCGTGCGGTGCGTTTGCTCAAGGAGCTGGCCGCGTCGATCGGTGACAACCTGGTCGACGAGCTGCTCGCCGCCGAGCAGGACGACGAGGCCGGCATCGCCGCCCAGCGGCGCCGGGTCGAGGCGCTCCGCGCCAAGCTCGCCAAGCTCAAGACGGCAGCGGCCGCGGAGCTTAACCACCTCGCCGACTACCTCGTCCGCAAGAGCGTGTGGGGGGTCGGTGGTGACGGCTGGGCCTACGACATCGGCTACGGCGGCCTCGACCACGTGCTCGGCGTGGGACGCGACGTCAACCTGCTGGTGCTCGACACCGGCGTCTACTCCAACACCGGCGGCCAGGCCTCCAAGGCGACCCCGCTCGGCGCGGCAGCGAAGTTCGCGATGAGCGGCAAGGGGGTCCCGCGCAAGGACCTCGGGCTGATGGCGATGGCCTACGGGCACGTCTACGTCGCCCAGGTCGCCTTCGGAGCCAAGGACAGCCAGACGGTGCGGGCCTTCCTCGAGGCCGAGTCCTACCGGGGGCCGTCGCTGATCATCGCCTACAGCCACTGCATCGCCCACGGCTTCAACCTTGCCGACGGCCTCGACCACCAGGAGCTGGCGGTGGACAGCGGCGCCTGGCCGCTCTACCGCTACGACCCCCGGCGCGCCGCCGTGGGCGAGAACCCGCTCAAGCTGGACTCGAAGGCCCCCTCGATTGCATTCACCGACTTCGCGCTCAAGGAGACCCGCTTCCGGATGCTGCAGAAGTCGCACCCGGAGCGCGCCAAGCAGCTGCTGGCCGAGGCCGAGAAGGTGGCCCGGGCGCGCTTCGACCTCTACCGGCAGATGGCCGAGATCACGTACGGACCGGGGGCCGACAGCCCGGCCGGCGAGACCAACTGA
- a CDS encoding inositol monophosphatase family protein, producing the protein MFDDDFLQHVEEVARAGAEPLLRHWRRLEPGQVTEKARNDLVSDADRAAEAAILAEIARRFPDHRVLSEESGWSRQPGGGPTWLVDPLDGTTNYVHGFPHFAVSIGVAVDGRVEAAVVLDPIKGDVFRAARGHGAWWNGSPCRVSGQSSLEGALLTTGFPFRAIGLLDPYLAIFRDAFRRCGGIRRPGSAALDLAHTACGIFDGFFEFELQPWDVAAGSLLVEEAGGVVTDMDGGGDFLRSGGVLCGPEGVHRELLEIVKRHRSWWLGSRADPR; encoded by the coding sequence GTGTTTGACGACGACTTTCTGCAGCACGTCGAGGAGGTGGCCCGGGCCGGTGCCGAGCCGCTGCTGCGCCACTGGCGCCGCCTCGAGCCCGGGCAGGTCACCGAGAAGGCGCGCAACGACCTGGTGTCCGATGCCGATCGCGCGGCGGAGGCCGCCATCCTCGCGGAGATCGCCCGCCGGTTCCCCGACCACCGGGTGCTGTCCGAGGAGAGTGGCTGGAGCCGGCAGCCCGGGGGCGGTCCCACCTGGCTCGTCGACCCGCTCGACGGCACGACCAACTACGTCCACGGCTTCCCCCACTTCGCGGTGTCGATCGGGGTGGCGGTGGACGGCCGCGTCGAGGCAGCGGTGGTTCTCGATCCGATCAAGGGGGACGTCTTCCGCGCCGCCCGCGGCCACGGCGCCTGGTGGAACGGCTCGCCGTGCCGCGTGAGCGGTCAGTCGAGCCTCGAGGGAGCCCTCCTGACGACCGGGTTCCCTTTCCGGGCCATCGGACTGCTCGACCCCTATCTCGCGATCTTCCGCGACGCCTTCCGGCGCTGCGGGGGCATCCGCCGGCCGGGGTCCGCGGCGCTGGACCTCGCCCACACTGCCTGCGGCATCTTCGACGGCTTCTTCGAGTTCGAGCTGCAGCCCTGGGACGTTGCGGCGGGCTCGCTGCTGGTCGAGGAGGCGGGGGGCGTGGTCACCGACATGGACGGCGGCGGCGACTTCCTGAGGAGCGGCGGTGTGCTGTGCGGACCCGAGGGGGTCCATCGCGAGCTGCTCGAGATCGTGAAGCGCCACCGGTCATGGTGGCTCGGCTCGCGCGCTGATCCGCGGTGA
- a CDS encoding lytic transglycosylase domain-containing protein: MSGGRTVRAARAPVVALVAAWSLALLLAPASGSAKIAVFTDGRILKVEDAYLDGDRIVLELAEGGRLVVAAIRIDRVVADEVEDHPRPVAPVACPAGWADEPLPDWVPFRASIHAAARAANVHPWLLAALVQAESAFDPRAVSRAGATGLTQLMPAAAADHGIEDVFDPDENLRGGAGHLRLMLDRFATLPLALAAYNAGAATVERYEGVPPYRETRDYVWRILAAFCPGTDDAPHPTTQDLGSGG; encoded by the coding sequence ATGAGCGGGGGACGCACAGTGCGGGCGGCACGCGCCCCCGTCGTCGCGCTCGTCGCGGCGTGGTCGCTCGCCCTCCTGCTGGCGCCCGCGTCCGGCAGCGCGAAGATCGCGGTCTTCACCGACGGCCGCATCCTCAAGGTCGAGGACGCCTACCTCGACGGCGACCGGATCGTCCTCGAGCTCGCCGAGGGCGGCCGCCTGGTCGTGGCGGCGATCCGCATCGACCGCGTCGTCGCCGACGAGGTCGAGGACCACCCGCGGCCGGTCGCGCCGGTCGCCTGCCCGGCGGGGTGGGCCGACGAGCCGCTGCCGGACTGGGTCCCGTTTCGAGCCTCGATCCACGCCGCCGCCCGCGCCGCCAACGTCCACCCGTGGCTGCTCGCCGCGCTCGTGCAGGCCGAGTCGGCGTTCGACCCGCGCGCCGTCTCGCGGGCCGGCGCCACGGGGCTGACCCAGCTGATGCCAGCGGCCGCGGCGGACCACGGCATCGAGGACGTCTTCGACCCGGATGAGAACCTGCGCGGCGGTGCCGGCCACTTGAGGCTGATGCTCGACCGGTTCGCGACGCTGCCGCTCGCCCTGGCCGCCTACAACGCGGGCGCCGCGACCGTGGAGCGCTACGAGGGGGTCCCCCCGTACCGTGAGACCAGGGACTACGTGTGGCGGATCCTGGCCGCGTTCTGCCCAGGCACCGACGACGCCCCCCACCCGACCACCCAGGATCTGGGATCTGGGGGCTAG
- the xerD gene encoding site-specific tyrosine recombinase XerD, whose protein sequence is MATTADHIANFLAHLALERNLSPRTCDAYGRDLRQLAAWLEVEKLSLDAVDRPAIRGYLGARRDAGLSARSAARALATIRSFYRFLVRTGVLARDPTTDLRSPSLWRTVPHALSTEEIEALLAAPDTGTPLGLRDRAMLETLYATGLRVSELVGLTVDRVRLDPGFVRVVGKGRKERLVPLGGAAVAWIERYQLRARPALDRLRAPELFLNHRGHPLTRQGFWKILRQHGQAAGIRSQLSPHVVRHSFATHLVENGADLRAVQMMLGHVSLTTTEIYTHVARERLRRLYDEKHPRA, encoded by the coding sequence GTGGCGACGACCGCTGACCACATCGCCAACTTCCTGGCCCACCTGGCGCTGGAGCGCAACCTCAGCCCGCGCACCTGCGACGCCTACGGTCGCGACCTGCGGCAGCTCGCGGCCTGGCTCGAGGTCGAGAAGCTCTCCCTCGACGCGGTCGACCGGCCGGCGATCCGCGGCTACCTGGGCGCGCGCCGCGACGCCGGGCTCTCCGCCCGCTCGGCCGCCCGCGCGCTCGCCACGATCCGCAGCTTCTACCGCTTCCTGGTCCGAACCGGCGTCCTGGCCCGGGACCCGACCACCGACCTCAGGTCGCCGAGCCTGTGGCGCACCGTGCCGCACGCCCTGTCCACCGAGGAGATCGAGGCCTTGCTCGCCGCCCCTGACACCGGCACCCCGCTCGGCCTGCGGGACCGGGCGATGCTCGAGACGCTGTACGCCACCGGGCTGCGAGTGTCGGAGCTGGTCGGGCTGACGGTCGACCGGGTCCGGCTCGACCCGGGGTTCGTGCGGGTCGTCGGCAAGGGCCGCAAGGAGCGGCTGGTGCCGCTGGGTGGCGCGGCCGTGGCCTGGATCGAGCGCTACCAGCTCCGCGCCCGGCCGGCCCTCGATCGCCTGCGCGCGCCCGAGCTGTTCCTCAACCACCGTGGCCACCCACTGACCAGGCAGGGGTTCTGGAAGATCCTGCGCCAGCACGGGCAGGCCGCCGGCATCCGGTCGCAGCTCAGCCCGCACGTGGTGCGTCACTCCTTCGCCACCCACTTGGTCGAGAACGGCGCCGACCTGCGGGCCGTGCAGATGATGCTCGGCCACGTCTCGCTGACCACCACCGAGATCTACACCCACGTCGCGCGCGAGCGGCTGCGACGGCTCTACGATGAGAAGCATCCGAGGGCGTAG
- a CDS encoding MoxR family ATPase produces MNPVTGTVLTRLERLHESIVRVIRGKAEIVDALIAALIARGHVLVEDVPGVGKTTLAQALARSLDLEFHRIQFTSDTLPSDIIGISVYRQLAGDFEFMAGPLFANVVLADEINRAAPRTQSALLEAMSEHAVTADKTRHPLPDPFLVVATQNPIESTGTYPLPESQLDRFLMRLSMGYPGRGEELELLRSGGTEPELAALTPVLTADEVRELQREVAAVHVSDALRLYLLEVVERTRGHEALSLGVSTRGCLAWQRCAQALALVRARPFVIPDDLQETAEPVLAHRVLLADPLIGDGWERSRRERAVIRAILETVPVPR; encoded by the coding sequence GTGAACCCAGTGACCGGGACCGTGCTGACGCGGCTCGAGCGGCTCCACGAGTCGATCGTGCGCGTCATCCGCGGCAAGGCGGAGATCGTCGATGCGCTGATCGCCGCGCTGATCGCGAGGGGCCACGTCCTGGTCGAGGACGTGCCCGGGGTCGGCAAGACCACCCTCGCCCAGGCGCTGGCGCGCTCGCTCGACCTCGAGTTTCACCGCATCCAGTTCACCTCCGATACCCTGCCGTCGGACATCATCGGCATCTCGGTCTACCGCCAGCTGGCGGGCGACTTCGAGTTCATGGCCGGTCCGCTGTTCGCCAACGTGGTGCTCGCGGACGAGATCAACCGCGCCGCGCCCCGCACCCAGTCGGCGCTGCTCGAGGCGATGAGCGAGCACGCGGTGACGGCCGACAAGACCCGGCATCCGCTGCCCGACCCGTTCCTGGTGGTCGCGACCCAGAATCCGATCGAGTCGACCGGGACCTACCCGCTGCCCGAGTCCCAGCTCGACCGCTTCCTGATGCGGCTGTCGATGGGCTACCCCGGGCGGGGCGAGGAGCTCGAGCTGCTGCGGAGCGGCGGCACCGAGCCCGAGCTCGCGGCCCTGACCCCGGTGCTGACCGCCGACGAGGTGCGCGAGCTGCAGCGCGAGGTGGCCGCGGTCCACGTCAGCGACGCCCTCCGGCTCTACCTGCTCGAGGTCGTGGAACGGACCCGCGGCCACGAGGCGCTCTCGCTCGGCGTGTCGACCCGGGGGTGCCTGGCGTGGCAGCGCTGCGCGCAGGCGCTGGCCCTGGTCCGGGCGCGGCCGTTCGTGATCCCGGACGACCTCCAGGAAACGGCGGAGCCGGTGCTCGCCCACCGCGTGCTGCTCGCCGACCCCCTGATCGGCGACGGCTGGGAGCGCAGCCGGCGGGAGCGGGCGGTGATTCGGGCGATCCTCGAGACCGTCCCGGTGCCCCGGTAG
- a CDS encoding DUF58 domain-containing protein produces MNHSTAFPGFRLRLTRWGAIYLLALLVLGFAAVNTGNNALMGLLGLALASYAVSGLWSRETLGRTELQVTALPRDVFAGRPVVVEVELHNRSRWFPAYGLVLRDATGRRLLAEALLGPGARCRRGIELEFPARGWTVLGPWTLEVLLPLGFFLKSKRLVQERRILVYPRLLPSATAAPSAAGGGRSLETFDGRGREGEVVQLRPYRDGDDSRQLHWRQTARQQRPIVVDRQRRAAAPVFFVVDPRVSDPDDPAIRERFELMVSEVATGVVRLIERGEPVGLVVGRAAVQPVPSPSHLGRLLRPLAEVQPQRADGAPPRSVPHPERRLFRVEGPA; encoded by the coding sequence ATGAACCACTCCACCGCCTTCCCAGGCTTCCGCCTCAGGCTCACTCGCTGGGGGGCGATCTACCTGCTCGCGCTGCTCGTGCTCGGCTTCGCCGCGGTCAACACCGGCAACAACGCCCTGATGGGGCTGCTCGGGCTCGCCCTGGCGAGCTACGCCGTGTCCGGCCTGTGGTCGCGCGAGACGCTCGGCCGCACCGAGCTCCAGGTGACGGCCTTGCCGCGCGACGTCTTCGCCGGCCGCCCGGTGGTCGTCGAGGTGGAGCTCCACAATCGGTCGCGTTGGTTCCCGGCCTACGGGCTGGTGCTCAGGGACGCGACGGGCCGGCGGCTGCTGGCAGAGGCCTTGCTGGGCCCCGGGGCGCGCTGCCGCCGCGGCATCGAGCTCGAGTTTCCGGCCCGGGGCTGGACCGTGCTCGGGCCGTGGACCCTCGAGGTGCTGCTGCCGTTGGGCTTCTTCCTCAAGTCGAAGCGACTGGTCCAGGAGCGCCGAATCCTGGTCTACCCGCGGCTGCTGCCTTCGGCCACGGCGGCCCCCAGCGCCGCGGGCGGCGGCCGCAGCCTGGAAACCTTCGACGGCCGCGGGCGCGAGGGAGAGGTCGTCCAGCTGCGGCCGTACCGCGACGGCGACGACTCCCGGCAGCTGCACTGGAGGCAGACCGCCCGCCAGCAGCGGCCGATCGTCGTCGACCGCCAGCGGCGGGCCGCGGCGCCGGTGTTCTTCGTCGTGGACCCGCGGGTCAGCGACCCCGACGACCCCGCGATCAGGGAGCGGTTCGAGCTCATGGTGTCGGAGGTCGCGACCGGTGTCGTGCGGCTCATCGAGCGGGGCGAGCCGGTCGGGCTGGTGGTCGGCCGCGCCGCGGTCCAGCCCGTGCCGTCGCCGAGTCATCTCGGCCGGCTGCTGCGACCGCTCGCCGAGGTCCAGCCGCAGCGCGCCGACGGGGCGCCGCCGCGCAGCGTCCCGCACCCCGAGCGGCGGCTGTTTCGGGTCGAGGGCCCGGCGTGA